From the genome of Burkholderia cepacia ATCC 25416:
CCCGCCGGGAAAGGCGCACCGCGGGATCGGCGCCGACCCTCACCGTCGAATTCCACAGCATTTCGCCTCGTTCCGCGGGCGAGTTGTCCACAACCCGCTTCATGCACTTCGCATCATCCGGCGCCCCTCACCTGTGAAATGCACAGGGCGCCGAGTCGTTTCGGCGTGAGGATATCCACATCCGATCGCACTGCACGACCTTCGTCGAAACATCGGCAGGCGCGGCCCGAGCCTCCACCGGCGGCTATCGGGCAGACACCGGAAAGCCCCGTCCAGACGGCCTCGACGGCACCCTCACCATTCAAATGCACAGCGTTTCGAGTCGCCTCGAGGGTCGGTTATCCACATCCGTCCGGCCAGACTGCTTCGAACGGGCACGCGCCCTCGTGCTGCGTCATTCGGCAATCGACCGGATGACCGCTGCCGGATTACCGCCAACCAGCACATTCGGCGCAACATCCCGCGTGACGACGGCCCCGGCCGCGACCACCGAGTTCTCGCCCACCGTCACACCGCCGACGATCGTCGCGCCGGCGCCGATCCATACGTTGCGTTCGATCACGATCGGTTTCGCGACGACGAAATCGCGCCGCCGCGAAGATTCGACGGGATGGCCCGACGTGATGAGACTGACGTTCGGCCCGATCATCACGTCGTCGCCGATCGCGAGCCCGCCGAGATCGTAGAACGTGCAGTTCTGGTTGACGAACACGTTGCGACCGAGCTTCATGCCGGTGCCGCCCGTCGCATGGAACGGCGGGATCAGCACGAAGCCGTCATCCACCGGCGTGCCGATCAGTTCGCCGAACAATGCGCGGACTTCCGCGGCATCGTCGAATGTCAGGCGGTTGATCCGCGCGGCGATCGCCATCGCCCGCTTGATCTCGGCCACCATCGCCGCCGACTCCGGCGTTCTTCCCGGAATGATCGTGGTGCGATCGTCGTTTGCCATGCGTGAGCTGTCTCCCATGATTTCCCTGTTTCGTGTCGTATCGGCGAATGCGGCCGGATGCGAGTCTTGCCGTGCGCACGGGCACTGCGGGCGTCACGATGCCGGGCAAGTGACGCCGGCTTGCGCCGGAATTTTTCATCCCATTCATAACTAGTATGAATATGACTAGTTATTCGTTTACCTCTTTTGTCACATCGAGCTTTGCCCGGTTTTCCACTCGAAACGCCACGCGTCCGGTCATCATTCGCAGATAGTCGCCGCTCGCCGGGCGCCCCTCGCCGGGCGCCCCTGTCCGAACCTCCGGCGCTCGGGTACGCTTGAGCATCCACCGGACCGACAGCTGCACCCAATCACGGAGGCACGATGAAGCTCTACTACTGGCCGAAGACCCGGGCATTCCGGGCGTTGTGGATGCTCGAAGAGCTCGGTGTGGTGTACGAACTCGTGCCGATCGACCTGCGCTCGCACGAACAGGGCAGCGATGCGTTCGTGCAGGTCAACCCGATGGCCAAGCTGCCCGCGCTCGACGACGGCAGCGTGCCGTTCGCCGAATCGGGCGCCGTGCTGCTCTATCTCGCCGACCGCTGCCCGGGTGCCGGGCTCGGCATCGCGCCCGACGATCCGCTGCGCGGCCGCTTTCTCCAATGGATGTTCTTCACGCCGACCTGCCTCGAACCGGCGATGGCCGAAAAATTCACCGGCGCGTCGGGCAATCCGGTCGCATTCGGCTGGGGCAACATCACGCGCGTGCAACGCGCACTCGCGCAAGCGCTCGCCCATCATCCATGGCTCGTCGGCGACCGCTTCACCGCGGCCGACCTGCTGCTCGCCAGCACGCTGAAGATCGCGTTCGACGCGCATCTGCTGCCGCACGAAGGCGTGCTCGGCGACTATGTCGCGCGCGCCGAGGACCGCGACGCATTCCGCCGCGCGGTCGCGATCGAACAGCGCGAAGCGGCGCGCCTGCTGCATGCGTGACGCGTAGCGCGCGGGCGGTGCCGCCAATCGCCCGCGGGCGTACCTACGCGGCCGGGCCCGGCGCCGCTGCATCGGCATCGACCACCGCGCCCGGCGAGCCGCGCTCGTCGGTATCGGTGTCGACCGGCACGACTTCATGAAAATGCGTGTAGTCGATGTGCGTGATGCCGTCTTCGTCGTGCATCAGGTCGACATAGCGGTGACGCCAGCGGATTTCGCCATGCACCCACGTGTGACGCGCCTGCATCACCTGCGCGGTTGTCTCGTCCGAGCCTTCGATCGTGATCAGCAACGACGCGTCGCGCGCGGCGAGCGATTCGGGCGTCTCGCCGAACAGCGCGCTCGATTCGTCGATCACGTGCATCAGGTTCCAGCCGAGCAGGAATATCGGGTGCTCGCTGCGCACGAGCGGCAGGTCGTGGATCTTGCGCAGCGTGTAGCCCTCGTGCGTGCCCTCGATCCGCATCAGCCGCAATTTCGCCTGCGCCTCGGCAATCACGTTCTGGCGCGCGTTCGCGGCGCGCACCATCAGCGTCATCCTGCCGTTCAGCGGCCGGACGATCGCGTAGCGCGCGAACAGGATCTTCGCCTGCGGCCGCGAAAACCGCGCGAACACGAGCCCCGTGGCCAGCGCGATGCCCGACATCCCGATGAAGATCTCGAACGTCGCGACCAGGTGCGCATAGACGGTTTGCGGATGCATGTCGCCGTAGCCGACGGTCGCGAGCGTCTCGACGCTGAAGAAAAACGCGCCGCCGAACCCGGCCGGCGACTGGTTCGCGATCGACGCGTGGCCGAGCAGGTAGAGCATTGCAAAGCCGCCGTTGAGCAGCAGGAACAGCACGGCGAGCGACAGGAAGAAAACGGGCCAGCTCACCGTCAGCGCGCGGTGATAGAGGTCGCGCCAGCCGAGCGGCGGCATCCCGTACGCAATGACCGGGCGTGTGCCCGACCAGATCTTGCGGCCACGGCCGCGGGAGGCTGGGGAGGACGAATCGACATTCATCGCGCGGCGCCGGAAGCAGGAAGGCGATGAGCGTAGCACGCGCGGCCGCGGCCGGGTATGCGTGCCGGTTCGGAACGGACGTCCGCCGCGCCGCCGGCCGCCAGGCACAAAAAAGCCGGCCGCGGAAGCGGTCGGCTGCGTCGTCAGCGTGCGGACAGGCGCGCGGTGTGCGCGGCGCTCACTTCCGGTCGACGATCACCTGGTCGAACGTGCCGCCGTCCGCGAAATGCGTCTTCTGCGCGTTCGCCCAGCTGCCGAAGACCTGCTCGACGCTGAACGTCTTCAGCGGCTTGAACTCGGCAGCATGCTTCTTCAGCACGTTCGCGTCGCGCGGACGCAGATGGTGCTGCGCGATGATCTCCTGCGCTTCCGGTGTGTACAGGTAGTCGAGATACGCCTGCGCGACCTTGCGCGTGCCCTTCTTGTCGACGACCTTGTCGACGACGGCGACGGGCGGCTCCGCGAGGATGCTCGCCGACGGATACACGGCGTCGAACTGCGCGCCCGACACACCGGTGTCCATCAGCGCGACTTCGTTCTCGAACGTGACCAGCACGTCGCCGATGCCGCGCTGCGTGAACGTCGTCGTCGCGCCCCGGCCGCCGGAGTCGAGCACCGGCACGTTGCGGAAGATCGCCTTCTCGAAGTCGATCGCCTGCTGGTCGGTCGCGCCCTTCTGCTTCTGGAAGCCCCATGCGGCGAGATACGCATAACGACCGTTGCCCGACGTCTTCGGGTTCGCGATGATCACCTGGACACCCGGCTTCGCGAGATCGCTCCAGTCCTTGATCGCCTTCGGGTTGCCCTTGCGCACCAGGAACACCATCGTGGTCGAGTACGGCGAGCTGTTGTCCGGGAAACGCGCACGCCAGTCCTTCGGCAGCAACTGGCCGCGCTCGGCGAGCAGGTCGATGTCGTTCGGCTGGTTCATCGTCACGACGTCGGCCTGCAGCCCCTGCAGCACCGACAGCGCCTGCGCGCTCGACGCGCCGTGCGACTGCTTGATCGCGACCGTCTCGCCGGTCTTCTGCTTGTACGCGGCGGCAAAGCCCGTGTTGATGTCCTTGTACAGCTCGCGCGTCACGTCGTACGACACGTTCAGGATCGACGTGTCCGCGTGCGCGGCCGACGCCGCCACGACCAGCGCCGCCGCCGCGCCCGTGTGCAGCCAGCGGCCGATCCCCTTCATGCTTGCCATCGTGATATGCCCCGCTTCCAGTGGTGGTGAATGTGCGTGACGGCACGCGTACGCGCTGTCATCGAAACGTAAGCGGGCATTCTAGCGGCCGGGCGCGGCGCGCTTTCCAATCAGTCGTGGAAAGCAAATCTCGATTCCTGCTAAACGGCGGCGGACACTCGCGTGCGCATCGAATCCGGTGTTAAGATCGCCGCTCAGCCCATTCACGGTTCCTCCATGTCCGCTGCCCTGCGCTCGCTTCCGATCCTCGCCGCCGTCGCGGCAGGTGCGCGCGCGGCCGGGCTGAAACTG
Proteins encoded in this window:
- a CDS encoding sugar O-acetyltransferase, which translates into the protein MANDDRTTIIPGRTPESAAMVAEIKRAMAIAARINRLTFDDAAEVRALFGELIGTPVDDGFVLIPPFHATGGTGMKLGRNVFVNQNCTFYDLGGLAIGDDVMIGPNVSLITSGHPVESSRRRDFVVAKPIVIERNVWIGAGATIVGGVTVGENSVVAAGAVVTRDVAPNVLVGGNPAAVIRSIAE
- a CDS encoding glutathione S-transferase family protein, giving the protein MKLYYWPKTRAFRALWMLEELGVVYELVPIDLRSHEQGSDAFVQVNPMAKLPALDDGSVPFAESGAVLLYLADRCPGAGLGIAPDDPLRGRFLQWMFFTPTCLEPAMAEKFTGASGNPVAFGWGNITRVQRALAQALAHHPWLVGDRFTAADLLLASTLKIAFDAHLLPHEGVLGDYVARAEDRDAFRRAVAIEQREAARLLHA
- a CDS encoding ion channel: MNVDSSSPASRGRGRKIWSGTRPVIAYGMPPLGWRDLYHRALTVSWPVFFLSLAVLFLLLNGGFAMLYLLGHASIANQSPAGFGGAFFFSVETLATVGYGDMHPQTVYAHLVATFEIFIGMSGIALATGLVFARFSRPQAKILFARYAIVRPLNGRMTLMVRAANARQNVIAEAQAKLRLMRIEGTHEGYTLRKIHDLPLVRSEHPIFLLGWNLMHVIDESSALFGETPESLAARDASLLITIEGSDETTAQVMQARHTWVHGEIRWRHRYVDLMHDEDGITHIDYTHFHEVVPVDTDTDERGSPGAVVDADAAAPGPAA
- a CDS encoding sulfate ABC transporter substrate-binding protein; the protein is MASMKGIGRWLHTGAAAALVVAASAAHADTSILNVSYDVTRELYKDINTGFAAAYKQKTGETVAIKQSHGASSAQALSVLQGLQADVVTMNQPNDIDLLAERGQLLPKDWRARFPDNSSPYSTTMVFLVRKGNPKAIKDWSDLAKPGVQVIIANPKTSGNGRYAYLAAWGFQKQKGATDQQAIDFEKAIFRNVPVLDSGGRGATTTFTQRGIGDVLVTFENEVALMDTGVSGAQFDAVYPSASILAEPPVAVVDKVVDKKGTRKVAQAYLDYLYTPEAQEIIAQHHLRPRDANVLKKHAAEFKPLKTFSVEQVFGSWANAQKTHFADGGTFDQVIVDRK